TTTCAGTGAATTGTTGCTGTGACTTGGGTTAATGCTTTGCATCGTTCAAGTATTTTGGCAAAGTTGTCCATTGGGGCAATTGTCACATGAACCAAATGAAATAGCTCACTAATTATCACGGTTCTGATGTTGCTTATGCAACGCATTCGATACAAACTCGAGTTCAGTAGCCGGTACAACGACAACACTTCTTTAAGGGAGAGCAGATTGGTTCCTTCGGAACCTGATGGAGAGGTTCTTTCCAGCCTGATGGAGAGGTTCCTTAGGACCTGATGGAGAGAATCGAAACTCTGCTTCCCCGCGTGGCAGGCGATAATGATCACCATTATACAACGCTAACTAGCTATTATCCCTTTGCATTTTGCAGGCTTATTTTATCGTCGATGGCTACTATGATGTGTACGTTTGGGAAGGCTGGATGCCCGAGGACGACGACGATGTGCGAACTGGCTCCGGGCGGCAGCGCTGGGACAGGGATCGACGACTGCAATGGAAACGGCGCTCAGTTATGCCAAAGGTTTTGCTATTGAGGAGTGTTATCGTCAATAACAATTCCCGCACGCCCATTGGCTACTAACGGCACATGCCGAAGTGTCATTGGCCGAAAATTTCACCAAGCCACTAGCTTGGTTATTTTAAACGCTAATGTGTTGTGATATGAAGCAGCCAATTAGCACGTGAGAAATCTCCCGAGTTATCGTAAATTTGCAAAATCGCACGCATTTCAGGCCTGAAACAATGGTGACCGTCAAATAGTTACCAAAAATCAATCGCTTGTCATCTGTTTCCTTTTAACTGCGATTAAGGATAGTTGCGGTGTGGCGAATGCCATGGTTATTTTCGTTTTTAATGCACGTTTAAACTTGAATACTTTCAGAGGCTGGGAAGCGTGTCTCCCATCGTGTCTATGTGGTGTACGCTGGCATGGAACCAATGACTTTCAAAGCACTTTTTCCTTACTGGAATGACACTCCCGACGTTATCAGAATACAGAACAGGTTGGTAATTTCGAGCTCGCGCGAGTTGCCACGACAACGGCGGCAGAGATGAGAACGTAATAGAAATTTCATTAGGAAGCTAAAGCAGTCACAAATtcgcatatttaacaatgaaaaacagtagtttttcTCCTCTTTGCACGATAGATTTTCATCCATTTTGGAGAGCTTGAGCTTCTCGATTATTCTAAGTTATTTCTATTGCCGAGTGTGaactaactatcctggaattaaactggaatgAGCGacttggaaaagaaaagaagaaaaagtggAATTTTTTACTCAACTGCTTACGTCGTACACACGACTGCAAAAGAGATTTGACGTCGTTGATTGGACGAAAACGGCTGCGACATGTACAGAAAATATAaaaagcacgtgcaaagcgtgccaAACTATTTTGATTCTTAAATGTGCACATTTTTGACGTTCCTGTTTCCATCGTGGTCGTTATTGCTTGAGCTCCCCTGTATGCGCGTTGCGTAGCTGTTCTCTTTGCTTGAAACATTTCGTTTCAGTTTCCTGGTAAATTGGATTCGGAAGCCAACTATTGAAGTTCGTTgcgttatttttttgttcaggACGGCAAGCATTCTAACACCAAACATTATGCCAGCGACTTGCTGAAGGAGTTTACGAAGTAAGTGGCATAAACCGATTTCATCCCATGATTCGTTTGATGAGTTGCTATTTATTGCCATCGTTCTAAATGACGTCGGACCTCCCATGACGATTACATGAAGTagttaagaaaatggtttgaacccaggaataATATAGcttgattgaaaaaggtcatctgagtgattggagtcctgagaaggactgttgttagtgactgacgtttcgacaacttGTGCGGAAgacatcttcagagtcaagtggtagtgttagtcagttgaaaattcaaacaccctggtgagcgatttgattggtcagtagatggagtagccgttggtaaatgcgtgatgtgattggctgtgaagaacTGTGCGGAGATGCGTTGTGAAAGGAATAATAAACagggtgttactgtttcctgttgagtaagtGTTTGTAAGGTGCGAGAAGAGGTTGACAAggttttcaatcaaggtacatGAAGTAGTATCCCATCTTCATTGGAGAATCAAATTTCCTTGAGGAggagagaaaactgaaaaaaagaagcaGTGAAAACCGCCCTTTTGAGTAGAGTAATGCGCTCATAGGTCGCGGTTAGTTCTTAGGTCAAATTTAAAAACTGTCGGACGCGCCGTCCATACCTTAGGTCTGCGGTCACTCTACCACGTCACTTTTTTGCCCTTTTGTGTCTCTAAGGCATCGTATAGTCTTATCTTTTCATTGCACATTTATGCTTTTAATTTACTTTCAAAGGGAGTCTTATTCGTTGTCTGAGCTGCAGAAGGTGCCTCCACCCCAAGGAGTTGATCCTGCCAAACTAGAAGCTTACCTTAGCGACAGTAGTTTCCAGGTAAGACGAAAGCAAGAAGCTTCTATAAAGAAATTGTCGTACCTCGTCGGTAAGGAAGCCGAACTTGAATCCGAATCTTCGACATTCCGATTACTCATTCGGAAGGTCTTCGTCTTCGCTACACGAGACTCGTGGTAGCAAGTCCCTTAAACTAGCTTCATGTATTTGAAAGGATCTTGCTTGATTTCCTTTGTAGGAATTATTCAAAATGGACAAAGAAGCATTCAATAAGCTTCCGGGGTGGAGACAGGTCAAACTAAAGAAGGATGTTGGTTTGTTTTGATAATGATAAATTAATGTTTAGTGTTAAAGGTTTCTTCGTCATATTTAtccaaaaaaattttagggAATCTTTTTAAACGCCTCAAGTCAAAGTTACTTTAAAGATGTCCAGAAATACGCAACCATGACAAGGTTCCTGGTTGTTTGTGTAGGTGTCACAAAATGTCTGTAAGGCCTACCGGGACACTTTGTTATGCCTATGCAAAGTGGTATGAATTTTATGGGAATTTAACATTTTCTCGAATAACCACGTTGTTAGTTAATTGCTAATGTAAGATTCAGATTTTAGGGTTCGTCATAGTATGTAAGGTTTAACATCGTGAGTGGGGAATTCTTACATACAGGGTCTTTCATGGGTAATGCACCGAAAACTGTCTGAAAAGTCACAGTATTAAGGAAGCGAAAAACCAGAAAAAGAGTATTGTATAATTCTAGTCTCAGTTTTTGGTCGACAAAACCGATAATTATTTGTGGCAGGAGTTGTTgggtaggagcatgcaactcccattcTAAGCCTTTGTCATTGCATTGTTACAGACTGATCTGTTTTTAGCATACCTTTTCTTTGCGAAGGAAAGGCAGTTcgggtccagtgacgcagtgatgTCAATTAGTttcctgtgattggtcatggcactccctaGGGAGTCTCATTCGCGGGAAAtacgatctaaaaataaatcgctcTATGAAAACGTCGTGACAGCAATATAATGTAGTTGCATGCTtttactcatcggctcctgattgGGGTGAAATAGTCGacttttattatattattttttagAAAACGTTTAAATTTCTTTTCGCTCGGCAAACCTGCCGTTACCAAAAGAGATAGTGGTGTACATTtttcatacaaaaaaaatttgcttagaaatttccaaaaatttattAGGTTCGATTCACaagacaacagaaaaaaaacattaatagtGGTGCAATGTTAAACTGGTTTTATTTTTGCGACAGTGCAGTATAACTTCAAAGGAAATGATTTACATTGATTGTACcaaatgaatattttttaatGTCCAGATGGCcgctttttttcttgtttattttttatgtgCTATTTCGTTAATTTCAGTCTACAGACTGCggtattttaagttcttttttcatatttttaagCATTTTACATAGCATGTATATTAATTTCAGTCTACAGACTGCggtattttaagttcttttttcatatttttaagCATTTTACATAGCATGTATATTTATTTCTCGTgacttaatttatttctttatccCATTCACGTGAGTTTTTTGTAACTTGTTCTTGTTTAGTGTAATATTGATTAGAAGTTAAATACGATCTATGATTGGAGAGCGAAACAGTAGTTGAAGCAACACGTACAATAGCCCGACCCTGATAACAGTAGAAGCATGTCATAGTGAtcaacaaaaattgggttttaccGCGGGGTAAAAACCTGTAGCATTTCTTCTTTGTTCCCAAGCTTTTGATGGGATTTAGTTATGGTTTAAAGGTCTCGTTGCTCTTTTGAAATTGAGTCTGTTCAAGGATAGGAGTAAGATGAACAGGAATTATTTCGCAACTCGTTTTGGCGCCATTAAATTCCCCGCCAGTTGTTTAACACGTAGTAGTAGAAGGAATCAGGAGGATTAACTCACCGTGTGCACAGTAACTCGTTCGGAAAATTCCGCTTCTGCTTGGTTTGGTTGGTTAAGGGTTCAGAAACTGGTTCAGTTTGGTTTGGTTTGGTTTAGTGTTGTTCACGTTGAATCCAAAGGAGACTGGTTTTGTTAGGTTTGATTGAGTGTTCTTCGTGTTAAATTGAAAGAAGACTTGTTCTGTTTGGTTTGGTTCAGTGTTCAACTCTTTCAACCGCCTTCGAGCTGATTAACGCGGTTGAAAACGATCGCTCGCCTTCTATGTCGATTTCGCGGGCCTTTTTTAAAACTCCAGTTATTGGGAAAGCCTGATACCTACTCATTCCAGAAATCACAGTCACGGTTGGAAGAATTGTAGCCGGCTCAAACAAAACCAGCTGGGCTGCTTGAAACGGTTTCATCGCAGACAAATAAGTGTTTGAAGATAGATAAATTCAACGTTGTCTCCGCCTCTatgaatatatttttcttcagCACATTTACTTCAATTAAAGAggcagtgtcacgccatttgaGGGGAAATCCAGCAGGAATGGCGACAAAAACCAGCGCTGAAGTTTTGAAGTACAAGAACTTTGTTAGTAAATTGAGTTCAATTTGTGTCATCTACAGTTGCCATGACAACAAGGATTGGAACTTGAAATTTATTGGCCAACGTTTTCGACTTTGTTCTTGATATTCTAAAAAATCCTCGAAAGTTCAATATGGTTAGTTTTTCCTGGGGAAAGTCAGTTGATGTGGTCGTTTTGGTTTATAATGAATGTTGCTGCTTTTaaaagtttcgtttttcaaccagttatgagCTAAAACGGCAAACCTACAGAGGCGGTGCGCCTTTAAGTGATGTAACATGTGATCTCTAGcacattgaaacaaaaaaaaaaagagaaagaaatgagTATGATAATAGCCTTAAATTGCTTTATATAAAGGATTCGCTTTTGCAAGAAGCACCGGCACGTTTCTGTATTCATcgtaaatattacactttcttcgaatgtgattggtttaaaagaccgCGTGTGTGTTTAATTGGCTTCCTATCATGCAATGGGACAGTTTCTGATAGGACAgttagataaaccaatcacaatcgaaactgcattttaaatgcaCCAGTCACAAAATTCAATATAATCACCATATCTAGGACAACTAAATCTCAAAATCAGAAAATGGCGAATTTGCGAATTC
This Acropora muricata isolate sample 2 unplaced genomic scaffold, ASM3666990v1 scaffold_337, whole genome shotgun sequence DNA region includes the following protein-coding sequences:
- the LOC136901897 gene encoding advillin-like, yielding MRTSLRYFFVQDGKHSNTKHYASDLLKEFTKESYSLSELQKVPPPQGVDPAKLEAYLSDSSFQELFKMDKEAFNKLPGWRQVKLKKDVGLF